The Sorangiineae bacterium MSr11954 DNA segment GCGACCTTCGTTTGGCCGTCGAACGCGTCCTCGAAGCACTCGCCATCTATCCGGACCGCGCGGAGCTTCTGCGTGAATATCCCGAGCTCGACGACGAGGACATCCGTCAGGTGCTCGCGTACGCCGCCGCATCGGTCGACGACAAGGTCCTCGCGCTGGCGTAACCGGTGGTCGCGGTCGACGAGCGCAACGTTCGCGTTCGGCTGTTGCCGCGGGTTCGGTGAATTTCTTTCGCTAAATGCGCGGTGCCGACGCGATGGCCGAGCCGACCAGGGCCAAGGTGGCGCAGGCGAGCATGACGGAGCGGAACTCGCCGGTGCGCTGAAGGAGCGCGGCGGCGAGGGCGACGCCGCATGTCATGCCGATGTTGCGGGCCATGGCGGCGGCGGCGGCGGCGGTGCTCTGGCGCTCTTTGGGCGCGGCGCCCATGATGGAGGCGTTGTTGGGCGCGATGAAGATGCCCGCGCCAAGGCCGATGAGCGCGAGGGCGCTCATGATGGCCAGCGCGCCGTGGTTGGCGGCGGGCGGAAGGAGAAGGCAGCCGCCGGCGACGGCGCACATGCCCATGGCGCACGGGCTGCGCGGGCCAAAGCGGTCGGCCAGCCATCCGCCGATGGGGGCGACGACGGCCATCATCGCCGGCTGCGGGGTCATGAGGAGGCCCGCCTCGTGCGGGGAGATGCCGCGCGCATGCTGCAGCTGGAACGGGAGCGCGAACGAGATCATGAACGTCGTGGCGTAGAGGACGAGCGCGCCGGCGATGCCCATCACGAACGACGTGTCGCGAAAGAGCTCGAATGGAAACGCCGAGAACGCGCTCGCGCGCTTCTTGGCACCCTCCGACTCGTTCTCGAGCCAGAGAAAGCCGAGCAAGGTGCCGAGGGCGGCGACCCCCGCCAGCACCACGAAAATGGCCCGCCACCCGACGGCCACCACCAAGACGCCCCCCAACGTGGGGCCGAGCACCAAGCCGACATACGTGAGCGAGAGCTGAAGGCCGAGGGCCCGCGCCCGGTGCGTGGGCGGAAAGGCGCGGATGACGATGGCGGCGCCGTTGGCCATGAGCATCGATGCGCCCGCGCCTTGAAAGCCGCGCGCGATGGTCAACGCGGTGAGCCCGCCCGCCCGCGCGCAGAAGAGCGCCGCGATGCCGAAGGCCGCGAAGCCGGTGACGAACACGCGCTTGGACCCCATCACGTCGCCCAGGTGCCCGAAGATGGGGAGCAGCACCGTGATGGCGATCAGGTACACCGTGAAGATACGGCTGATTTGCCCCGGCCCCAGGCCGAGATCGCGCGCGATGACGGGCGCGGAGATGTTGACGAGGTTGGTGCTGAGCGCCGCCATGAACGAGCCCAGGCCGCACGCGGCGACGACGCGAAATCGCGCGCTGGTGATTCGCGAGAGCGCCGCGACGTCATCCACGATACAGGTATCGCCTTGGCTTGGCGGTCGCGCGGGCGGCGAGCACCAAGTCGTGATGGGGGGAGAGCGCGCACACCGGATCGGTGGCGTCGGGGTCGCCGGTGAGCGCAAAGGCTTGGCAGCGGCAGCCGCCGAAGTCGATGGTCTTGCGCTCGCAGCTCTTGCACGGCTCGGGCATCCACGCATCGCCGCGGTAGGCGCGGAGCGCGGGGGAGTCGGTCCAGATGTCACCGAGGGGGCGCTGGCGCACGCTCTCGAAGGAGAGCGTCTTGATCTCCATGGCCGCATGGCACGGCAGGACGAAGCCGTCGGGCGTCATGTGAACGAATCGTCGTGCCCAGCCATCCATGCATGCCTTGGGGGTGCTGGAGAAGTAATCGGGTTTCACGAACAGTACATCCATTTTGCCGCGCAGCCTCGCTTTCGCACGCGCAGCCACGGCAGAGGCGCTCTCGAGTTGCTCGGGGGATGGCAGGAGCGCGTCACGGTTGCTCATCGCCCATGCGTGGTATTGCGTATTGGCGAGCTCGACCCGGTCCGCACCGAGATTTTCCGCCAGATCGATGATGGCCTCCACCTCTTCGAGGTTTGCGCGATGAAGGACCACATTGATGGTGAGCGGCAAGCCCAGCTCTTTGACCCAGCGCGCCACGCGAAGTTTTTGTTCGTGGCCCTCGTAGCCGGCGATGGCGTCCGCCAGCTCGGCTTTGGTGCCCTGGAAGCTCACCTGCACATGATCGATGCCGGCAGCCTTGAGCCCCACGAGCCGCTCGCGCGCCAGCGGGACACCGCTCGTCACCAGGTTCGAGTACAAGCCGAGCTCGCGCGCACGCTGCACGATGGGCTCCAGATCCTTGCGCGCCAGCGGCTCGCCGCCGCTGAAGTGGACCTGCACCACGCCCAGGGCCTCCGCGTCCTCCAGCGCGCGAAGCCACTCGGCCGTCGTCAGCTCCTGGCGGTGCGCGCGAAGATCCGTGGGGTTCGAGCAATAAGGGCACTTGAGCGCGCACCGGTACGTGAGCTCGGCGATGAGCGTATACGGGCGCGGCGCGCCGTGGGTTCCAGCGTTGCCGTCGTGGCCCTCGAAGGCTTGGCTCATGTCGACTCCAACAAGCCGCGCGCGGCCAGGTCTTCGAGAAAGGCGATGACGTCGCGCTCGATCTGCTCCTCGGTCGCGCCTTGGGTGGTGGCGGCGAGTTGGTGCGCGATCTCCGAGACCGAGCGCGTTCCATCGCATCGTTCGGCGATGGCGGCCGCGGATTGGCTCAAGAGGAGCCCGCGCTCCGGATAAAGGAGCATGTGCTGGCCCTCGTGCCGGTCGAAACGAAGGCGCGCCTTCTTCGCCAGCTTGGGAACCGTGGTGGCCGCGATCATCGCGCACCTGGCTCGTGGGCCACGCCGATCGCGTTGGTCGCGTTGGTCGCGCCGGTCGCCGCCGGCACCCCCGTGGCATTGCTGACGGCGTCGAGCAGCGCCCAGAGAATGTGGCACTTGGTGATGAGCGCATCGAGGCAGCGCTCTTGCTGCTCGCGGGTGGCGGCGTGCGCCAGCACGTAGTCGATGGCCTGCCGCGAGTCGACCTTGGCGCGGGTGACCCGGTTGCGAAAGTAGGCGAGGGTCTCGCCGTCGACCCACGGGTAGTGCGTCTCCCAGGCGGCGATGCGCCGGGTCATGATGTCGGGCGAGAAGAACTCCGTGAGCGACGAGGCCACCGCCTCCACCAGCGGCCGCTCGCGCACCAGCTGCACATAGCCATCGCACGCGAAGCGCACCCCCGGGAGCACGCGCGCGAGGCTCTTGACCGCCGCCACGTCGAGCCCCACGCCGCCCGCGAGCCGCTGCCACTGCGCGAGCCCGCCCTCGCCCTCGGCGGCGCCGTCGTGATCGACGATGCGCTGCATCCACATGCGCCGGAAGGCGGGGTCGTCCGACTTGGAGAGGATGATGGCGTCTTTGATGGGGATGCGCGTTTGATAATAGTAACGATTCAGCACCCACGCTTGGATCTGCG contains these protein-coding regions:
- a CDS encoding DUF433 domain-containing protein, which encodes MSHLDRITSDPTRMNGQPCVRDLRLAVERVLEALAIYPDRAELLREYPELDDEDIRQVLAYAAASVDDKVLALA
- a CDS encoding MFS transporter, with protein sequence MDDVAALSRITSARFRVVAACGLGSFMAALSTNLVNISAPVIARDLGLGPGQISRIFTVYLIAITVLLPIFGHLGDVMGSKRVFVTGFAAFGIAALFCARAGGLTALTIARGFQGAGASMLMANGAAIVIRAFPPTHRARALGLQLSLTYVGLVLGPTLGGVLVVAVGWRAIFVVLAGVAALGTLLGFLWLENESEGAKKRASAFSAFPFELFRDTSFVMGIAGALVLYATTFMISFALPFQLQHARGISPHEAGLLMTPQPAMMAVVAPIGGWLADRFGPRSPCAMGMCAVAGGCLLLPPAANHGALAIMSALALIGLGAGIFIAPNNASIMGAAPKERQSTAAAAAAMARNIGMTCGVALAAALLQRTGEFRSVMLACATLALVGSAIASAPRI
- the pqqE gene encoding pyrroloquinoline quinone biosynthesis protein PqqE; protein product: MSQAFEGHDGNAGTHGAPRPYTLIAELTYRCALKCPYCSNPTDLRAHRQELTTAEWLRALEDAEALGVVQVHFSGGEPLARKDLEPIVQRARELGLYSNLVTSGVPLARERLVGLKAAGIDHVQVSFQGTKAELADAIAGYEGHEQKLRVARWVKELGLPLTINVVLHRANLEEVEAIIDLAENLGADRVELANTQYHAWAMSNRDALLPSPEQLESASAVAARAKARLRGKMDVLFVKPDYFSSTPKACMDGWARRFVHMTPDGFVLPCHAAMEIKTLSFESVRQRPLGDIWTDSPALRAYRGDAWMPEPCKSCERKTIDFGGCRCQAFALTGDPDATDPVCALSPHHDLVLAARATAKPRRYLYRG
- the pqqD gene encoding pyrroloquinoline quinone biosynthesis peptide chaperone PqqD, which gives rise to MIAATTVPKLAKKARLRFDRHEGQHMLLYPERGLLLSQSAAAIAERCDGTRSVSEIAHQLAATTQGATEEQIERDVIAFLEDLAARGLLEST
- the pqqC gene encoding pyrroloquinoline-quinone synthase PqqC, coding for MSTALSKDDFVARLREEGEKRYHDHHPFHIRMHEGSLTRAQIQAWVLNRYYYQTRIPIKDAIILSKSDDPAFRRMWMQRIVDHDGAAEGEGGLAQWQRLAGGVGLDVAAVKSLARVLPGVRFACDGYVQLVRERPLVEAVASSLTEFFSPDIMTRRIAAWETHYPWVDGETLAYFRNRVTRAKVDSRQAIDYVLAHAATREQQERCLDALITKCHILWALLDAVSNATGVPAATGATNATNAIGVAHEPGAR